The genome window AATCAAAAATGATGAAGACAGTGAAAACATCTAGGGACCAGAATATCACATCAGAAATAAAGAAATAGTCAATTGACCAATTTTCTTTCTTTAGAAATGTAAGTAGGTTTTTTTGGATTAGGTCTTCCTTAACACtatgtttgtttaaatattcAATATTATCTCACCTAGTATTGACTATCTTCAGTGTTTATCCTTTTATCAAAGTAAGAGAGAGAATAAAGcaatttaaatatgtttaaattgATAGCTAAGTATCTCTTTTCAGTATTAGGATGGGGAGGAGGAGTCAGAGTCACCTGGCCATCAGAGAAATGCCCATGGCCTCTAACCCCAAAGCTCCACCTGTCGGGGGCATTGTGTTCCACACAATGGTGGGCGTAGGCTACATTTCAAGTCACCTGTTGCTACAGACAGTATCAGGTGACGGACAACAGCTACGGGGCTTGTGTTTGTCGGAAGTGATTTATTCCCCTGATACAGTGAAGGAGAGCAATTTTTCCTACACCCTGCAACATCCTTGTATTCAGGGCGACAAAACAGTGAAATTCCAAACCTGTCTTAAGTTACTGCTTGTAAAATGTAGGATTACCCTCATATCTATGCCCCTGTGAGTTCTTCTGTAATATTTCATTAAGATGAGTTTAATAAGACCAAAACTTAGTCTAAGATTTTAACTCGGAAGTGCCTAAGGTTGGGTTTAGTTGAAAGATAGACTGAGTGATCTTCTTGTCTTTCAGATGCAGCAAATGGTCAATTCAGACTCCCGTTACGGTGGTCATCCTCAGGTGGACACACTGAGACCCAGAATACAGCCTGGCATGGTTTCCCAAGGTCAGCTGACTACTATCAACCAATCACAACTCAATTCCCAGTTGGGGTTAAACAGCAACAATGGCACCCATGGCTCCCCATCTCCACCGGAGAGCAAGTCAGCCACACCCTCCCCCTCCAGCTCAGTGCATGAGGACGATGCAGATGATGCTGCCAAGGTGAGAGAGTCTCACAGATTCTATGGTCTCATGAATATAAAAGCTTATCTTTGTCTCACACTCAGACACGGCTGCATAGACTTTTAATGCGTAATGGCAAAATACAGTGTATTTAAAGCAGTGAGTCAATGCTGACCTTTTAGTAACTTGTTTTGCCATGTTTCCTCATACATAGATTTGCTAAGACACTATTGTGCCTCAAGACCAAATACAGTTCTCTCTAAAAAACTCCACATTGATTTTCTGGAAAGCGTGGCCATTTATGCACATTACTTAGATACTTATTGTTTCTTAATGTAGGAGATGGTTCAACTTTGAAATGTCAACAGCTACAAACACACAATATCTCAATTTTGAGCTACGCATGTTTGTATAGAGAGATAATGGAAACCCGGAATatcattacattttaatatttttgagtTCACACATGGAAAAGTAATTTATTCACAATATACTTACAAACGCTTTGTAAACAAATATGTGAAAAGTCATTTCTTTATGATTTACAGTTTTCTacaaaaaatcattatgtaaagtacattctgtgaaaatataactatatatatatattttttttttatatatatcaaCCTGTAGTCAcctaaatttgtgagtcttttccgtgacactgacacgttttccgcctttttgcgtgaacatgtcacgcattTCGGTTTAcatgttactcaactgttttgtcctattttcaaaccattgacgcttcATTTTCAGGTTAGATTTGATGTTTGCGTAGgaagtcactttaagtattggtttcaacttttttcattatttatttttttcatattttatgacttttaaaccattgtcgcctggcattagggttagagttgggtttgggtaaggatgtcattttatgtaaatctaaccctaaaccgaagcgacaatggtcagaaaaataggacaaaacaattgagtaacaaATGCATgtcagtgacacgtaaacagaaatgctCACGCAAAAGGGCGGAAAAATGTGTCAaatttatgtgactataggtacgtaatttcgtgatactgggttgatatatatatatatatatatatatatatatatatatatatatatatatatatatatatatatatatatatatatatataaaaccttTATGTGAGGCCATCTCAAAGAAATGAGAAATCAATGATCGAAAAATCTCATaatcataattagattatgagactttagcctggatttcacaaatagggtgtatatataatatttttacaaattgtaatatattttcatattatgTGATGCTTATAAATGGATTAATTAAAACCCAGCAATCATGAAAGATTAGAAACATCACAGGAAAGGCATGCAATGCATTATCTGTATAAACAAATAATACATTGAAGTCATTCAAAGCTGAAAATAGGTCAAGGAATTGAAGACAACTAGCTTtatgattcattcatttataaagCCTTTATTATGACTCAATCTAATTGTATGTTTATTGTTTACTATAATGAGCTTCTCTCTATCCAGATAAACGGAGCAGAGAAAAGAGCAGCCACAGATATGGCCAAAAAGCCCAAAACCcccaagaagaagaagaagaaagacCCGAACGAGCCCCAGAAGCCGGTGTCGGCGTACGCCCTGTTCTTTAGAGACACACAGGCAGCAATCAAAGGCCAAAATCCTAATGCCACATTTGGGGAGGTTTCCAAAATAGTGGCATCCATGTGGGACGGTCTGGGAGAGGAACAGAAACAGGTGACTTTGTCTTTTGAAACCACACTCACGTGCACATGTACTGTAAACAAGTAGCTTTATCTTTGCTAGGATCTTGTGGCTGACTCATAAAGGTAAAGTACCGCGTTTCTTACAAAGCGTTCGGTACGCACAGTTTTGTACacgttttgttttttatcaaaGCTATTATCTACACTATACAATAGTATATTCACATCATGATTGTTATGACAGCAGATGCGATGAAGCGTACTGTATCTTGGTCAGAACATTTGCTGATTTCCCCTCTTACAATCACATAATAACATTATCTCTGCAGTCTGCTATTGTGGTCTGACATCAGAGTGGTTATGCATGCAGGGGAAGTCTTAACAAAGCCAGGTGTGAAAACAGTCAAATATGTGAGAGTTTTTTTTATATCAGAACATGTAAGACCGAGGCTTTGTGCGGTCTGGTAATGATTGAGATCACTGTTTCAGGACATATTTACCACGAATACGATACTGGGTGTTATATTCACATTTCAATCACAACAGAAATGCACAAGGTAACGTTTTTCAGATTTGTTTAGCAATTTGGGGGAATTTTTCCTGTCACTTAAGAGCTTagagacatttaaaaatataaaatgtgctaaaaacgttacacttttttaattgcttttttattttgatgtgcATTATCAAAGTGCGACACTCAGTATTACACAGTACTGAAATGTATAACAAGGACACAAAAAATAAGTGTTGCTACTGTGACACAAAGACAAATCAAATTGAGGTTTAATAAAGGATGTGACTGCTTTCCGGCAGTCATAAAAACCTATTGTAAATAACTCGTTTTTTTGTAGTTGTTGATTTGAGCTCTTTTTTTACTATGTGCAAGCCAAGTGAAGCTGATGAAAACACTTAAAAGTACTTTTACTCAGGAGAGGATGTTTGCCTGATAAAAGAACATCATGTCTctcctgttttttgtttttttctcgtTCTCTTTGCACTTCTCTGTTTAGTAGAGATGTATTGGTTGAGGTAATGACAGCACAGATGTATTGATGGGCAAATAATTACCCATATGCCCCAACTGAAAGGGGAAATATGGACAGTCCATAAAGGCAGAAGAACAAGCGCTGGATAAAGTGGGCTGCACTCAAGCGCCATTTCAGTGCTCCAACAACAATTACACATTATGGCTCATAAATGGACTGCCATTAGATTTCTAAGAATAATCGCGGGCAGGAATACGGGGAACGCTCTGACCTCCCTTAATAtattctttgtttgtttgttttatcgTGGCAGGTGTACAAGAAAAAAACCGAGACCGCAAAGAAGGAGTATCTCAAACAGCTGGCAGCGTACAGAGCGAGCCTTGTGTCTCAGGTACGTAAATGACCGCGGGCTATTGACGTGCGGGTGCGTTTCAGAAGATGTTTTGTTTGCCAGTGTAAAGATGTTTGCTTTAAAGCAGATGTTTCTGTATCGTCTCAGAGCTACAATGACCCGGGGGATGTGAAGGCATCGCAGGCTTCCCAGATGCTTGGACCCAAGCCACCAGTTTTTTCTGGTGCTGGTCAGTCTCACCCAGGTCTCTATATGAGTCATCCATACCACCAGCAGTCAGGACTCAGTTCCCACCTGCCACCAATGCAGCAGGGCCTTGCCCGAGTCGGCGCGTCCCGGCCCAGCGTGCCCATGGGCAGCATGGGCAGCATGGCGGGCTCATCCCCCCCTCCTCTGCAGATCAGCCCACCCTTACATCAGCATCTCAGCCTCCACCAGCAACAGCAGCAGCTCAGCAGCCACCCGTTGCCCCTGCACTCCCCCTCCATGGCCCAGGTAAGGCGACATAGTGAATGTCTACTGCTTAACAATGCACCAACAATGCTAGTGATAGATATATATCTATACGGCTATTATCCACCATTATCCACAGTTcaacaacttataaaacctggaagttTCGCCCTATGGCGAACAGCTTTATATCCGTGTACGTTTTGAGGATCtttaaggcattaaacttttgtgaatatcatgaaaaatgctggcgctggctggcaacttttttaaaaaacgctggcgggaaaagagttaaaaatgtaattttatcaaGATACATCAACTTGCTGTGCTTGTATAACATCATCAAGCCCTTTTATTTTGTAACCCCTCCCATCCAACCCTGTCCTATAGAAATATAACGGTATATTTGTCGTAagggtatatttgtagaaaaagGCAAAAATACATTGCTTGGATTAAAAtgatagatttttcttttagacaaaaaatatttagtatattatttaaaaatcatattCCATTGaggtattttgtaaatttcctaccgtaaatatattcAAACCTTATTTTTTGGGAGTGGCAAAACCAACTTgcaaccatagactgtaaaaaaagatggacgacgcctcttcgctctcttccattggtgaaaagtgaagccgtcaATGTCgtgatacggcgctgacatcttgggtctcgagtctgcgcagtagcaatTTCGGGACAAGTAGTGAGCAGGATGTAAAGCTGCGAAATCAAGCTCTCGccgaatgcgcatatcacacgatatcacagctgtcaatcatgacgtgacatcaccgtttttatatcattaaataactaactaaaacaaacttattttaaaaacaaacatttgaatttacatcagcgtgataaaaactacagtaaatgacagaaaccagcttcggaaaaaagataattgaagtgtaattaaattgtttagttggtctcaagtcccatcgAATAACGTGGGGAGGCgggctttatgacctatactgggaccagccactggggggcgatcgagacgttttggcttcacttttcgggaattgtgcggcacgcttgctTGCAACCCATTCAAGTTTGTTTCCCATTCAAGCTCACAATTTCTCAATCAGTCCAAAACGTCATTACTGCAGTAAGCCTAGAGAGCGCTAAAACAAACCTTTTggtttgaaatatatgttgctatagacttcatttggactttgaactttaaatgtgattttctcAAAATTTCAGACTCTTTAATCGTtttatctcggccaaatatctCCTATCCCTACCAACCAtatatcaatggaaagcttatttatttagcctTAGGATGTATtaatctcaattttaaaaaatgactcttggttttgtggtccatggtcacatATTTCCAGACCTTATTCCATATTCCTTTCTTTGACATAATGGTTTTACTCAGAATACATCAATACGGAAATAAAAATGGGATGTAGACAGCATTACATGTTGACTTTAATCTAGTGAACGTTTGCGATTTAATTTAAACTATGACCGAAAAGAGAGGCGTGACGGACACCGTGTCAGACCAATTAAAAGACGACTTCTCTCCCTATCTGTTTTCCATAAACCTCTTCAGGAACCCGTCTGGCCTCATATTTTCCAATTTCCATTCTACATTATCGTAGGATAGATAGCCTATGtgcgtgtgtatatatatttatatatatatgaatgtgAGAGTGCTGAAGGAAGTGCTGTTTATGCAGCAGATGCTGCGCCGTTTCATTTTTCATCATTTCCGGCCCCTTCAGCCTATCTCTCACGCTGGCGAATGAGGTCAAGAGAGAAACCATTAATATCTGCCAGCTTGT of Misgurnus anguillicaudatus chromosome 2, ASM2758022v2, whole genome shotgun sequence contains these proteins:
- the tox gene encoding thymocyte selection-associated high mobility group box protein TOX isoform X1; amino-acid sequence: MDVRFYPQPPSATDPSRLGQSHYSDSPYCNKYNSENMFMSMPEPSQDFVPGNQFRIPASPSQTQHGNKQAGGHWKRENHTHTDGPRLTWSYPVPSLGDEDFNIPPITPPTLPEHMLAHLPESESGAYHPLCSPVSQNGLHPFHLQGMDLPGMSVPNMLGQDGGLLTNSLSVMQQMVNSDSRYGGHPQVDTLRPRIQPGMVSQGQLTTINQSQLNSQLGLNSNNGTHGSPSPPESKSATPSPSSSVHEDDADDAAKINGAEKRAATDMAKKPKTPKKKKKKDPNEPQKPVSAYALFFRDTQAAIKGQNPNATFGEVSKIVASMWDGLGEEQKQVYKKKTETAKKEYLKQLAAYRASLVSQSYNDPGDVKASQASQMLGPKPPVFSGAGQSHPGLYMSHPYHQQSGLSSHLPPMQQGLARVGASRPSVPMGSMGSMAGSSPPPLQISPPLHQHLSLHQQQQQLSSHPLPLHSPSMAQGFPLQAEYQSMVNVTSSGGPGLSPSMDYRTGCRNGPTQGLDWTSDYCGNGALQRDKALYLT
- the tox gene encoding thymocyte selection-associated high mobility group box protein TOX isoform X2 — its product is MDVRFYPQPPSATDPSRLGQSHYSDSPYCNKYNSENMFMSMPEPSQDFVPGNQSYPVPSLGDEDFNIPPITPPTLPEHMLAHLPESESGAYHPLCSPVSQNGLHPFHLQGMDLPGMSVPNMLGQDGGLLTNSLSVMQQMVNSDSRYGGHPQVDTLRPRIQPGMVSQGQLTTINQSQLNSQLGLNSNNGTHGSPSPPESKSATPSPSSSVHEDDADDAAKINGAEKRAATDMAKKPKTPKKKKKKDPNEPQKPVSAYALFFRDTQAAIKGQNPNATFGEVSKIVASMWDGLGEEQKQVYKKKTETAKKEYLKQLAAYRASLVSQSYNDPGDVKASQASQMLGPKPPVFSGAGQSHPGLYMSHPYHQQSGLSSHLPPMQQGLARVGASRPSVPMGSMGSMAGSSPPPLQISPPLHQHLSLHQQQQQLSSHPLPLHSPSMAQGFPLQAEYQSMVNVTSSGGPGLSPSMDYRTGCRNGPTQGLDWTSDYCGNGALQRDKALYLT